A portion of the Saimiri boliviensis isolate mSaiBol1 chromosome 1, mSaiBol1.pri, whole genome shotgun sequence genome contains these proteins:
- the CDH5 gene encoding cadherin-5 — protein sequence MQRLMMLVATSGACLGLLAAAAATAATGANPAQWDTPGLLPIHRRQKRDWIWNQMHIDEEKNNSLPHYVGKIKSSVNRKNAKYLLRGEFAGKVFRVNAETGDVFAIERLDRENISEYHLTAVIMDKDTGENLETPSSFTIKVHDVNDNWPVFSHRLFNASVPESSAVGTSVTSVTAVDADDPTVADHASVMYQILKGKEYFAINNNGLIFTATKNLDREKQARYEIVVEARDAQGLRGESGTATVLVTLQDINDNFPYFTQAKYTFAVPEDTRVGTSVGSLFVTDPDEPQNRMTKYSILRGNYHDAFTIETNPTHNEGIIKPMKPLDYEHIQQYSFSVEATDPTIDFQHLSIPARNKAEVIINIVDVDEPPVFQQHFYHFQLKENQKKPLIGTVLAKDPDAARHNIGYSIRRTSDKGQFFQVTKKGDIYNEKELDREVYPWYNLTVEAKELDSTGTPTGKESIVQVHIEVLDENDNAPEFAEPYQPKVCENAAHGQLVLQISAIDKDITPQNVKFKFALKTENNFTLTDNHDNTANITVKYGQFDREHTKVHFLPVIISDNGMPSRTGTNTLTVAVCKCNQQGEFTFCEEVAAQAGVSIQAVVAILLCILTITVITLLIFLRRRLRKQARAHGKSVAEIHEQLVAYDEEGGGEMDTTSYDVSVLNSVRHGGAKPPRTALDVRPSLYAQVQKPPRHVPGAHGGPGEMAAMIEVKKDEADHDGDGPPYDTLHIYGYEGSESIAESLSSLGTDSSDSDVDYDFLNDWGPRFKMLAELYGSDPREELLY from the exons ATGCAGAGGCTCATGATGCTAGTTGCCACGTCAGGTGCCTGCCTGGGCCtactggcagcagcagcagcaacagcggCAACAGGTGCTAACCCTGCCCAATGGGACACCCCCGGCCTGCTGCCCATCCACAGGCGCCAAAAGAGAGACTGGATTTGGAACCAGATGCACATTgatgaagagaaaaacaactcGCTGCCCCATTATGTAGGCAAG ATCAAGTCGAGCGTGAATCGCAAGAATGCCAAGTACCTGCTCAGAGGAGAGTTTGCGGGCAAGGTCTTCCGGGTCAACGCAGAGACAGGAGATGTGTTCGCCATTGAGAGGCTAGACCGGGAGAACATCTCAGAGTACCACCTCACTGCTGTCATCATGGACAAGGACACTGGCGAAAACCTGGAGACTCCTTCCAGCTTCACCATCAAAGTTCACGATGTGAACGACAACTGGCCTGTGTTCTCGCATCGATTGTTCAATGCGTCTGTGCCTGAGTCGTCGGCTGTGG GAACCTCAGTCACCTCTGTGACAGCAGTGGATGCAGACGACCCCACTGTGGCAGACCACGCCTCTGTCATGTACCAAATCCTGAAGGGGAAAGAGTATTTTGCCATCAATAATAATG GCCTTATTTTCACAGCAACCAAAAACTTGGACCGAGAGAAGCAGGCCAGGTACGAGATCGTGGTGGAAGCGCGAGATGCCCAGGGCCTCCGGGGGGAATCAGGCACAGCCACCGTGCTGGTCACTCTGCAAGACATCAATGACAACTTCCCCTACTTCACCCAGG CCAAGTATACATTTGCCGTGCCTGAAGACACTCGTGTGGGCACCTCCGTGGGCTCTCTGTTTGTTACGGACCCAGATGAGCCCCAGAACCGGATGACCAAGTACAGCATCTTGCGGGGCAACTACCACGACGCTTTCACCATTGAGACAAACCCCACCCACAATGAGGGCATCATCAAACCCATGAAG CCTCTGGATTATGAACACATCCAGCAATACAGCTTCAGCGTCGAGGCCACAGACCCCACCATTGACTTCCAACACCTAAGCATTCCTGCGAGAAACAAAGCCGAGGTCATCATCAACATCGTAGATGTGGACGAGCCTCCAGTCTTCCAGCAACATTTCTACCACTTCCAGCTAAAGGAAAACCAGAAGAAGCCTCTGATCGGCACAGTGCTGGCCAAGGACCCTGATGCGGCTAGGCACAACATTGG ATACTCCATCCGCAGGACCAGTGACAAAGGCCAATTCTTCCAAGTCACAAAAAAGGGGGACATTTACAATGAGAAAGAACTGGACAGAGAAGTCTACCCCTGGTATAACCTGACTGTGGAGGCCAAAGAACTGGATTCCACTG GGACCCCCACGGGTAAAGAATCCATTGTGCAAGTCCATATTGAAGTTTTAGATGAGAATGACAATGCCCCGGAGTTTGCCGAGCCCTACCAGCCCAAAGTGTGTGAGAATGCTGCTCATGGCCAG CTGGTCCTGCAGATCTCCGCAATAGACAAGGACATAACACCACAAAACGTGAAGTTCAAATTCGCTCTGAAAACTGAGAACAACTTTACCCTCACGGATAATCACG ATAACACGGCCAACATCACAGTCAAGTATGGGCAGTTCGACCGGGAGCATACCAAGGTCCACTTCCTACCCGTGATCATCTCAGACAATGGGATGCCAAGCCGCACGGGCACCAACACGCTGACCGTGGCCGTGTGCAAGTGCAACCAGCAGGGAGAGTTCACCTTCTGCGAGGAAGTGGCCGCCCAGGCAGGTGTGAGCATCCAGGCAGTGGTAGCCATCTTACTCTGCATCCTCACCATCACAG TGATCACCCTGCTCATCTTCCTGCGGCGGCGGCTCCGGAAGCAGGCCCGCGCGCACGGCAAGAGCGTGGCGGAGATCCACGAGCAGCTGGTCGCCTACGACGAGGAAGGCGGCGGCGAGATGGACACCACCAGCTACGACGTGTCGGTGCTAAACTCGGTGCGCCACGGAGGGGCCAAGCCCCCGCGGACCGCGCTGGACGTCCGGCCGTCCCTCTACGCCCAGGTGCAGAAGCCGCCGCGGCACGTGCCCGGGGCACACGGGGGGCCTGGGGAAATGGCAGCAATGATCGAGGTGAAGAAGGACGAGGCGGACCACGACGGCGACGGCCCCCCCTACGACACGCTGCACATCTACGGCTACGAGGGCTCCGAGTCCATCGCCGAGTCCCTCAGCTCCCTGGGCACCGACTCCTCCGACTCCGATGTGGATTACGACTTCCTTAACGACTGGGGACCCAGGTTCAAGATGCTGGCCGAGCTGTACGGCTCGGATCCCCGGGAGGAGCTGCTGTATTAG